Proteins encoded by one window of Fusobacterium mortiferum ATCC 9817:
- a CDS encoding LysR family transcriptional regulator, with protein sequence MTFEQLKYFVTLVEGENFLEVAEKLYISQSSLSKQIKKLEEELEVSLLDRSGRKAKLTEGGEFFYLEAKKLLLEYEKLLENIKPYKKKNILSIGVLPILSQYNLNLLFQNFKSIYPDIELIIDEQEENLLKENILNKKYDFVISRDLFEKNLIKCETIAKDEIVAVYSSSHILTQDKFINFSQLKKEKILTMNNYTTVYKKIMLLSQKIGVDLNIVRTGRIESLVDYIKIEDAVALIPFKSLNIFKKDGLDFLPIVPSIDLDVFLIKNKDTHYSESMKIFHNFVKNYLK encoded by the coding sequence ATGACGTTTGAACAATTAAAATATTTTGTTACATTAGTTGAGGGAGAAAACTTTTTAGAAGTAGCAGAAAAACTGTATATTTCTCAGTCCTCACTTTCTAAACAGATAAAAAAACTTGAAGAAGAATTAGAAGTATCATTATTAGATAGAAGTGGAAGAAAAGCTAAATTAACAGAAGGTGGAGAATTTTTTTACTTAGAAGCAAAAAAATTATTATTAGAATATGAAAAACTTTTAGAAAATATAAAACCATATAAAAAGAAAAATATATTATCTATAGGAGTACTTCCTATTTTAAGCCAATATAATTTAAATTTATTATTTCAGAATTTTAAAAGTATATATCCAGATATAGAATTAATTATTGATGAACAAGAAGAGAATTTATTGAAAGAAAATATTCTAAATAAAAAATATGATTTTGTAATTTCTAGAGATTTATTTGAAAAAAATTTAATAAAATGTGAAACAATAGCTAAAGATGAGATAGTGGCTGTGTATTCATCATCTCATATTTTAACTCAAGATAAGTTTATAAACTTCAGTCAATTAAAAAAAGAAAAAATATTAACAATGAATAATTATACAACTGTATATAAAAAAATAATGTTATTATCTCAAAAGATAGGAGTGGACTTAAATATTGTTAGAACAGGGAGAATAGAGAGTTTAGTAGATTATATAAAGATAGAAGATGCAGTAGCGCTCATTCCATTTAAAAGTTTGAATATATTTAAAAAAGATGGTTTGGATTTTCTTCCAATTGTACCTTCGATAGATTTAGATGTTTTTCTAATAAAAAATAAAGATACTCATTATTCTGAAAGTATGAAGATATTCCATAACTTTGTTAAAAATTATTTAAAATAA
- a CDS encoding tyrosine-type recombinase/integrase — protein MDIIKREETRLDTPRRKKREKENRKSIFETYRSQKTIKDYLFYLKDFLQYIYEGENIRADELIDLMKDIEKQDVEDYLSHLIEDRKMKKTSVNKVISALKSLYKEMEKNGYPNPFKYVELFKVSRNIDNVLKLSAEDIKKIIGQYTIKGEKEYRNITILYTLFYTGMRSSELINLKFKHLLNREGNYFIKLEETKSGKEQYKSIYPTLVEKLLEYKKYKQMFFSISDENIEEQYIFNSSIEKNTKLSYRTLYDIIQNFGKIIGKDISPHNIRHAVATELSLNGADILEIRDFLGHSDTRVTEIYINAKSVLEKRVLEKLPDLEKL, from the coding sequence ATGGATATCATAAAAAGAGAGGAAACCAGATTAGATACTCCTCGTAGAAAAAAAAGAGAGAAAGAAAATAGAAAGAGTATTTTTGAAACCTATCGTTCTCAAAAAACTATAAAGGATTATCTTTTCTATCTCAAAGATTTTTTACAATATATATACGAGGGAGAAAATATTAGAGCAGATGAGCTTATTGATTTAATGAAAGATATAGAGAAGCAAGATGTAGAAGATTATCTCTCTCATCTTATAGAAGATAGAAAGATGAAAAAAACTTCTGTAAATAAAGTTATTTCTGCTTTAAAATCTCTATATAAGGAGATGGAAAAAAATGGATATCCTAATCCATTTAAATATGTAGAGCTATTTAAAGTGTCTAGAAATATTGATAATGTATTAAAACTTTCTGCTGAAGATATAAAAAAAATTATAGGACAATATACTATCAAAGGGGAAAAAGAGTATAGAAACATAACTATACTATATACTCTTTTTTATACTGGTATGAGAAGTTCTGAATTAATAAATTTAAAATTTAAACATCTACTCAATAGAGAGGGGAATTATTTTATAAAATTAGAAGAAACAAAAAGTGGTAAGGAGCAGTACAAATCTATATATCCAACATTAGTAGAAAAACTATTGGAGTATAAAAAATATAAACAGATGTTTTTTTCTATCTCTGATGAAAATATAGAGGAGCAATACATATTTAATAGCTCTATTGAAAAAAATACAAAACTATCATATAGAACTCTTTATGATATAATACAAAATTTCGGAAAAATTATAGGGAAAGATATTAGCCCACATAATATACGTCATGCTGTGGCAACAGAGCTTTCATTGAATGGAGCAGATATTTTAGAGATAAGAGATTTTCTTGGACATTCTGATACAAGAGTTACAGAGATATATATCAACGCTAAATCTGTGTTGGAAAAGAGAGTTTTAGAAAAACTCCCTGACTTAGAAAAATTATAA
- a CDS encoding pseudouridine synthase gives MRLDKFLTECGLGSRREVKKLLDNGKIRVNDIIVKNPQANIKESIDKIEYDGNKLEYKEFRYYIMNKKGGYITATEDPKEKTVMELLPEWVIKKDLAPVGRLDKDTEGLLLFTNDGKLGHSLLSPKKHVDKTYYAKLEKEIGEVEIKKLEEGVDIGGYITQPAKAKIVGEKEIELTIREGKFHQVKKMLEAVNNKVVYLKRVTFGKLELKDMELGEVREINLEDII, from the coding sequence ATGAGATTAGATAAATTTTTAACAGAGTGTGGATTGGGAAGTAGAAGAGAGGTAAAAAAACTTTTAGACAATGGAAAAATAAGAGTAAATGATATTATAGTAAAAAATCCACAGGCTAATATAAAAGAGAGTATAGATAAAATAGAGTATGATGGGAATAAATTAGAATATAAAGAGTTTAGATATTATATAATGAATAAAAAAGGTGGATATATTACTGCCACTGAAGACCCTAAAGAAAAAACTGTAATGGAGTTACTTCCAGAATGGGTAATAAAAAAAGATTTAGCCCCAGTAGGTAGACTAGATAAAGATACTGAAGGGTTGCTACTATTTACTAATGATGGTAAATTAGGACATTCTTTACTATCTCCAAAAAAGCACGTAGATAAAACTTACTATGCTAAATTAGAAAAAGAGATAGGAGAAGTGGAGATTAAAAAATTAGAAGAGGGAGTAGATATAGGAGGATATATTACTCAACCAGCAAAAGCAAAGATTGTTGGAGAAAAGGAGATAGAGCTTACAATTAGAGAGGGAAAATTTCATCAAGTAAAAAAAATGTTAGAAGCTGTAAACAATAAAGTAGTCTATCTTAAAAGAGTAACTTTTGGAAAATTAGAATTAAAAGATATGGAGTTAGGAGAGGTAAGAGAGATTAATTTAGAAGATATTATTTAA
- a CDS encoding cupin domain-containing protein, with product MSNIIKNIEDSKSLTLKSQIDYKENSVEQLILAKNQGVTMILFAFDKGKEISTHTAPGDVFVTCLEGNGKIILNGMEHNLKEGDYILMPAKEPHSVYALDKFKMLLTIVM from the coding sequence ATGAGTAATATCATAAAAAATATAGAGGATTCAAAATCTTTAACTTTAAAATCTCAAATAGATTATAAAGAAAATTCTGTAGAACAACTTATATTAGCAAAAAATCAAGGAGTTACAATGATTTTATTTGCTTTTGATAAAGGAAAAGAGATTTCTACTCATACAGCTCCTGGAGATGTATTTGTTACTTGCTTAGAAGGAAATGGAAAAATTATTTTAAATGGAATGGAACATAATCTTAAAGAGGGAGATTATATTCTAATGCCAGCTAAAGAACCTCATTCTGTATATGCTTTAGATAAATTTAAAATGTTACTTACAATAGTAATGTAA
- a CDS encoding nitroreductase family protein, with product MDFLTRRSIRKYQDRELEKEVIEELMKTAVVSPSGKNGRPYEFIVVTDKEKIKKLAHSKESGAQFAENAPLMILTVWHEYPTGEDDACIASTIIQLKAHELGLGSCWLQTKGKFDANGKPCHDNIREILEIPEDIYISNLISLGYPAEERPAYTEKDMDMSKVHYNKW from the coding sequence ATGGATTTTTTAACAAGAAGAAGTATCAGAAAATATCAAGACAGAGAATTAGAAAAAGAAGTTATTGAAGAACTTATGAAAACAGCTGTTGTATCTCCAAGTGGAAAAAATGGAAGACCATACGAGTTTATAGTTGTTACTGATAAGGAAAAAATAAAAAAATTAGCTCATTCTAAAGAAAGTGGAGCTCAATTTGCTGAAAATGCTCCTCTTATGATATTGACAGTGTGGCATGAATATCCAACAGGAGAAGATGATGCTTGTATAGCTAGTACAATTATTCAACTAAAAGCTCATGAGTTAGGGCTTGGGTCTTGTTGGTTACAAACTAAAGGAAAATTTGATGCTAATGGAAAACCTTGTCATGATAATATCAGAGAGATTTTAGAAATACCAGAAGATATCTATATTAGTAATTTAATATCATTAGGCTACCCAGCAGAAGAAAGACCTGCTTATACAGAAAAAGATATGGATATGAGTAAAGTACACTACAATAAATGGTAA
- the nfo gene encoding deoxyribonuclease IV, producing the protein MEKKLETREDRVKNKWVGTHVSTTGGVFNAPINANKIGAKAFALFTKNQRRWEAKPLTDEDIMEFKNNLQKYGYSPDHILPHDSYLINLGAEDMEKREKSLNAFIDEIRRCEQLGLKYLNTHPGSHLNEISEEKCIENIADSINKALAVTKDVMVVLENTAGQGSNMGYDFAHIGKIIEKIEDKSRIGVCLDTCHTLAGGYELKDEAGYNKTMEEFEKHIGFKYLKGIHLNDAKFDTGSKKDRHDSIGKGVLGEEFFIRFMNDSRFDNMPIILETIDDSIWKEEIEYLYSLIK; encoded by the coding sequence ATGGAAAAGAAATTGGAAACAAGAGAAGATAGAGTAAAAAACAAGTGGGTAGGAACTCACGTATCTACTACAGGTGGAGTATTTAACGCACCAATCAATGCCAATAAGATAGGTGCTAAAGCTTTTGCACTATTTACGAAAAATCAAAGAAGATGGGAAGCAAAACCATTAACAGATGAAGATATAATGGAATTTAAAAATAATCTTCAAAAATATGGTTACTCTCCAGATCACATATTACCTCATGATAGTTATCTTATCAATCTAGGAGCTGAAGATATGGAGAAAAGAGAAAAATCTCTAAATGCTTTTATAGATGAGATAAGAAGATGTGAACAACTAGGACTTAAATATCTCAATACACATCCTGGTAGTCATCTCAATGAGATAAGTGAAGAGAAATGTATAGAAAATATTGCTGATTCTATAAATAAAGCTTTAGCTGTTACAAAAGATGTAATGGTAGTATTGGAAAATACAGCTGGGCAAGGTTCTAATATGGGATATGACTTTGCTCATATAGGAAAAATTATAGAGAAAATAGAAGATAAAAGCAGGATAGGAGTTTGTTTAGATACTTGTCATACTCTAGCTGGTGGATATGAATTAAAAGATGAAGCTGGATATAATAAAACAATGGAAGAATTTGAAAAACATATAGGTTTTAAATATCTAAAAGGAATACATCTAAATGATGCTAAATTTGATACTGGAAGCAAAAAAGATAGACATGATAGTATAGGAAAAGGAGTTCTAGGAGAGGAATTTTTTATTAGATTTATGAACGATAGCAGATTTGATAATATGCCAATTATTCTAGAAACTATTGATGATAGTATCTGGAAAGAGGAAATAGAGTATTTATACAGTCTAATTAAGTAA
- a CDS encoding S8 family peptidase, with translation MNNILQLKGLFEQKSRQPLPIIPSLPKGGKVEVGHLKKLKDNLLKLKKFWFNEELIPGALIGVCYKDVIAKSRRISGTFSKGKKITSNSSIVGACFTSSGKIKHIITHYVSIELLNYTISNYENVIEILEKYFEGVMTSETLKEYTSNKKEFLFKDKIGKDSFFKIIIDAYYVEDFILNNKVEKFENDAIVSLYETDIETLDLLKKIGINIFSNKLIDKTTILLTPEEIEILYKKAPYLVAMAVTDINEYDKFNYDNIEYKKSITPMIPSPKNEPTIGVIDTLFDEKVYFSEWVEYHDMIAKEIKKDKIDYEHGTSVTSIIVDGPTLNPDLDDGCGRFKVRHFGVALHSKTSSFVILKQIEEIIKSNRDIKVWNLSLGSKFQINDNFVSPEAAIIDKIQYENDVIFIIAGTNKVESEIEKIGAPADSINSLVVNSINSKKEKASYSRKGPVLSFFTKPDISYYGGDIEKKIKVYTGNKEKLVMGTSYAAPWIARKMAYLINILGLSREVAKALIINSATTWEENKIENSFFIGHGIVPIKIEDILKTKNDEITFILTGTSERYDTYTYNLPIPVVKDKHPFIAKATLCYFPACKRNQGVDYTTTELDISFGRIKENSIETINNNFQTLEGNHMYEGNARIFFRKWDNVKHIREVYKKGTRSKKAYDKGLWGISLKTKERLDEKHGRGIKFGIVVTLKEIDGVNRIEEFIRNCFLRGWLVNKLDVVNQVEIYNKAEEIISFDD, from the coding sequence ATGAATAATATTTTACAATTAAAAGGATTATTTGAACAAAAAAGTCGACAACCACTTCCAATAATACCAAGCTTACCAAAAGGAGGCAAAGTAGAAGTTGGACATTTAAAAAAATTAAAAGATAATTTATTAAAATTAAAAAAATTTTGGTTTAATGAAGAATTAATACCAGGAGCTTTAATAGGAGTATGTTATAAAGATGTAATAGCTAAATCTAGAAGGATTTCAGGAACTTTTTCTAAAGGAAAAAAAATTACATCAAATAGTTCCATTGTAGGAGCTTGTTTTACAAGTTCTGGAAAAATCAAGCATATTATTACACATTATGTTAGTATAGAACTATTAAATTATACTATTTCAAATTATGAAAATGTTATTGAAATATTAGAAAAATATTTTGAAGGAGTAATGACTTCAGAAACTTTAAAAGAATATACATCGAATAAAAAAGAATTTTTATTTAAAGATAAGATAGGAAAAGATAGTTTTTTTAAAATTATAATTGATGCATATTATGTTGAAGATTTCATATTAAATAATAAAGTCGAAAAATTTGAAAATGATGCAATAGTATCTCTATATGAAACTGATATAGAAACGTTAGACCTATTAAAAAAAATAGGAATAAATATATTTTCTAATAAATTGATAGATAAAACAACAATTTTACTAACACCAGAGGAAATAGAAATTCTATATAAAAAAGCACCATATTTAGTAGCTATGGCAGTAACTGATATAAATGAATACGATAAATTTAATTATGATAATATAGAATATAAAAAATCAATAACTCCTATGATACCAAGTCCTAAAAATGAGCCAACTATTGGAGTTATAGATACATTATTTGATGAAAAGGTTTATTTTTCTGAATGGGTAGAATACCATGATATGATAGCAAAAGAAATAAAAAAGGACAAAATAGATTATGAACATGGAACATCTGTAACTTCAATAATAGTTGATGGTCCTACTCTTAATCCTGACTTAGATGATGGATGTGGAAGATTTAAAGTTCGTCACTTTGGAGTAGCTTTACATTCAAAAACAAGTTCTTTTGTAATATTAAAACAAATAGAAGAAATAATAAAATCAAATAGAGATATAAAAGTATGGAATTTATCTTTAGGTTCGAAATTTCAAATTAATGATAATTTTGTTTCTCCTGAAGCAGCTATAATAGATAAAATACAATATGAAAATGATGTAATATTTATTATAGCAGGAACAAATAAAGTTGAATCAGAAATAGAAAAAATAGGAGCTCCAGCAGATTCTATTAATTCTCTTGTAGTGAATTCAATAAATTCCAAAAAAGAAAAAGCAAGTTATTCAAGAAAAGGTCCAGTTTTATCTTTTTTTACAAAGCCTGATATTAGTTATTATGGTGGAGATATAGAGAAAAAAATAAAAGTATATACTGGAAATAAAGAAAAATTAGTAATGGGAACATCATATGCAGCTCCATGGATTGCAAGAAAAATGGCCTATTTAATAAATATACTAGGACTCAGTAGAGAAGTAGCAAAAGCTTTAATAATAAATTCTGCCACAACTTGGGAAGAAAATAAAATAGAAAATTCCTTTTTTATAGGACATGGTATAGTTCCTATTAAAATAGAGGATATTTTAAAAACTAAAAATGATGAAATTACTTTTATTTTAACAGGAACTTCTGAAAGATATGATACTTATACGTATAATTTACCAATTCCTGTAGTAAAAGATAAACATCCTTTTATAGCAAAAGCGACATTATGTTATTTCCCTGCATGTAAACGAAATCAAGGTGTAGATTATACAACTACAGAATTAGATATTTCTTTTGGAAGAATTAAAGAAAACTCTATTGAGACTATTAATAATAATTTTCAAACATTAGAAGGAAATCATATGTATGAAGGTAATGCAAGAATATTTTTTAGAAAATGGGATAATGTTAAACACATTAGAGAAGTTTATAAAAAAGGAACTAGATCTAAAAAAGCTTATGATAAAGGTTTATGGGGAATAAGTTTAAAAACTAAAGAAAGATTAGATGAAAAACATGGTAGAGGAATTAAATTTGGAATAGTAGTTACACTTAAAGAAATCGATGGTGTAAATAGAATAGAAGAGTTTATAAGAAATTGTTTTTTAAGAGGATGGTTAGTAAATAAATTAGATGTAGTTAATCAAGTTGAAATATATAATAAAGCTGAAGAAATAATAAGTTTTGATGATTAA
- a CDS encoding ATP-binding protein, with protein MKKGNILNLIKYHSEKNEEGFRNEAYEIANYFDKIGDFQLAQYIMTLLSDANTFVPQEKEKEFTYLKKINQNLESLPLPDIIKDDILGIVNAVGHNIGINKFLFVGAPGTGKTETAKQVARILDRDIFTVHFDMIIDSKLGQTSKNISLLFEEINSFIHPEKAVILFDEIDAIAIDRINSNDLREMGRATSSVLKGLDILNDKIVLIATTNLYNAFDKALVRRFDSVIDFNRYTREDLIDIAEIIINKLLNKFKNLKKNTRLFKKIINQMETIPYPGELKNLLKTSIAFSNPKEEYDYLKRLLNNIKPNLITNLKQLQEKGFTVREIEILTGISKSQVSRELKESDNE; from the coding sequence ATGAAAAAGGGAAATATTTTGAATTTGATTAAATATCATTCAGAAAAGAATGAAGAAGGATTTAGAAATGAAGCATATGAAATTGCTAATTATTTTGATAAGATTGGAGACTTTCAGTTAGCACAATATATAATGACACTACTATCTGATGCTAATACTTTTGTTCCACAAGAAAAGGAAAAAGAATTTACTTATTTAAAAAAAATAAATCAAAACTTAGAGTCATTACCACTTCCAGATATTATTAAAGATGATATATTAGGAATAGTTAATGCAGTAGGGCATAATATTGGAATTAATAAATTTTTATTTGTTGGAGCTCCTGGAACTGGAAAAACAGAAACCGCAAAACAAGTCGCAAGAATTTTAGATAGAGATATTTTTACTGTTCATTTTGATATGATTATAGACAGTAAATTAGGACAAACTTCAAAGAATATATCACTACTGTTTGAAGAAATAAATAGTTTTATCCATCCAGAAAAAGCTGTAATACTATTTGATGAAATAGATGCCATTGCGATAGATAGAATTAACTCAAATGATTTAAGAGAGATGGGAAGAGCAACCTCTTCTGTATTAAAAGGATTAGATATTTTAAATGATAAGATAGTACTAATAGCAACTACAAATTTATACAATGCATTTGATAAAGCATTAGTTAGAAGATTTGATAGTGTAATAGATTTTAATAGATATACAAGAGAAGATTTGATAGATATTGCTGAAATTATTATAAATAAATTATTAAATAAATTTAAAAATTTAAAGAAAAATACTAGATTATTCAAAAAAATAATAAATCAAATGGAGACAATTCCTTATCCTGGAGAATTAAAAAATTTATTAAAAACTTCAATTGCTTTTAGTAATCCAAAAGAAGAATATGATTATTTGAAAAGATTATTAAATAATATAAAGCCTAATCTAATAACTAATCTAAAACAACTTCAAGAAAAAGGATTTACTGTTAGAGAAATAGAAATTTTAACTGGTATTTCTAAAAGTCAAGTATCTAGAGAATTAAAGGAGTCAGATAATGAATAA
- a CDS encoding phage holin family protein yields MTITEILQLVIDVGDIFINKVVWFIGSIISLIFLITGGEDKMMNCLIILMTIDYLTGVAKAIIIEKVNSKVGFKGLLKKMVMIGVVVLAHQIDLLFEGKFAVKSLTIGILLSNEGLSILENASICGVPIPEKLKNMLEQYKDSKNKKID; encoded by the coding sequence ATGACTATTACAGAAATATTACAACTTGTTATTGATGTAGGAGATATTTTCATCAATAAAGTAGTATGGTTTATAGGCTCTATTATTTCTTTAATTTTTCTTATAACTGGTGGAGAAGATAAGATGATGAATTGTCTTATAATCCTAATGACTATTGATTATCTTACTGGAGTGGCTAAAGCTATTATAATAGAAAAAGTAAATAGTAAAGTTGGATTTAAAGGATTACTAAAAAAAATGGTTATGATAGGAGTAGTTGTCTTAGCTCATCAGATAGATTTACTATTTGAAGGAAAGTTTGCTGTTAAAAGTTTAACAATAGGAATATTATTAAGTAATGAGGGATTAAGTATCTTGGAAAATGCTTCCATTTGTGGAGTTCCTATTCCTGAAAAGTTAAAGAATATGTTAGAGCAGTATAAAGATAGTAAAAATAAAAAAATTGACTAA
- a CDS encoding M15 family metallopeptidase domain-containing protein: MYKFSKTSLKHLNECDDRLILIANKAIERIDFSIIDGARTEEEAKANQAKGTSWTNRSKHCRKPKSYAFDFIPYPFKDWNDLEGFKKVADVLKEEAEKLGIKVRWGGDWNMNGKYDDEIERGSYDGGHFELMEE, translated from the coding sequence ATGTATAAATTTAGTAAAACTAGTCTAAAACACTTAAATGAATGTGATGATAGATTAATATTAATAGCAAATAAGGCAATAGAAAGAATAGATTTCTCTATAATAGATGGAGCTAGAACAGAAGAGGAAGCAAAGGCAAATCAAGCTAAAGGAACTAGCTGGACAAACAGGTCTAAACATTGTAGAAAGCCTAAGAGTTATGCTTTTGATTTTATCCCATATCCTTTTAAAGATTGGAATGACTTAGAGGGATTTAAAAAAGTAGCTGATGTACTAAAAGAAGAGGCTGAAAAACTTGGTATTAAAGTTAGATGGGGTGGAGATTGGAATATGAATGGTAAATATGATGATGAGATAGAGAGAGGATCATATGATGGAGGACATTTTGAGTTAATGGAGGAGTAA
- a CDS encoding tyrosine-type recombinase/integrase, translating into MEKELIIMEAQELGVNRKNWEVYNAYLTSKAIQSKETVQTTYKTYFNNVKLFFQYLKVYENNRYILSEDTIKNFTGIWERYVLLCIQQGNNNQTIRNKRTAVSTFLDWCEKRDFIKINPFRKIEQIKITESDKRRTSYFLSQKQIWEINFMMKLDKKKFDIQDRLIFNLFLDSAVRISAGHSLKLSQLDLNNNCFIGVRHKEGYVKPVLFFEETRAILVEWIKEREKLGIDLDWLFVTKYNRTYKQMSKETIRARVREMGKIVGIENYYPHSIRKTIINIISGAGTVNDGAMLGYHKDSKVTSEHYVKAKEEEEIKLRLLELRRRAGL; encoded by the coding sequence ATGGAAAAAGAACTAATAATTATGGAAGCGCAGGAACTTGGAGTAAACAGAAAGAACTGGGAGGTTTACAATGCTTATTTGACAAGCAAAGCTATACAGTCAAAAGAAACAGTACAGACAACCTATAAGACTTATTTTAATAATGTAAAGCTATTTTTTCAGTATTTAAAAGTTTATGAGAATAATAGATATATTCTTTCAGAAGATACAATAAAAAACTTCACAGGAATTTGGGAGAGATATGTATTGTTATGTATCCAGCAAGGAAATAATAATCAAACTATTAGAAACAAGAGAACAGCAGTATCAACATTCCTTGACTGGTGTGAAAAGAGAGATTTTATTAAAATAAATCCTTTTAGAAAGATAGAGCAAATAAAAATTACTGAAAGTGATAAAAGGAGGACATCATATTTCCTATCTCAAAAGCAGATATGGGAAATAAACTTTATGATGAAGTTAGATAAAAAGAAATTTGATATCCAGGATAGATTAATATTTAATTTATTCCTTGATAGTGCAGTAAGAATCTCTGCAGGACATAGTTTGAAGTTATCTCAATTAGATTTAAATAATAATTGCTTTATAGGTGTTAGACATAAAGAAGGATATGTTAAACCAGTCTTATTCTTTGAGGAAACAAGAGCTATATTAGTAGAATGGATAAAAGAAAGAGAGAAGTTAGGTATAGATTTAGATTGGTTATTTGTTACTAAGTACAACAGAACATATAAGCAAATGAGTAAGGAAACTATAAGAGCAAGAGTAAGAGAGATGGGGAAAATAGTAGGAATAGAGAACTACTATCCTCATAGTATTAGGAAAACTATTATTAATATAATTTCAGGAGCTGGAACAGTTAATGATGGAGCTATGCTTGGATATCATAAAGACTCAAAAGTTACATCAGAACACTATGTGAAAGCTAAAGAAGAGGAAGAAATAAAATTAAGATTATTAGAATTAAGAAGAAGAGCAGGACTTTAA